The Williamsia sp. DF01-3 genome has a window encoding:
- a CDS encoding DUF305 domain-containing protein: protein MKAIVGQRLWLITAVVVALVVGLGVGLMVDRGGPESKVAGESATAVDVGFAQDMSAHHQQALMMCDLLAPTAQPDVRALAAQIEQAQWREIGQMQGWLQMLDAPLQATRPMSWMEAGGHQHAAGVSTMPGMASGDELTRLSSADDVQSEILFLQLMIRHHQGAIDMAAEAARSAGEPAIRRAAVGMVKSQSDEISVMTVMLDQRGGDTLPYPV, encoded by the coding sequence ATGAAAGCCATTGTCGGCCAACGGTTATGGTTGATCACTGCGGTTGTCGTGGCCTTGGTCGTCGGGCTGGGTGTCGGGTTGATGGTCGACCGCGGAGGTCCGGAGTCGAAGGTGGCCGGAGAGTCGGCGACCGCCGTGGACGTGGGCTTTGCACAAGACATGTCCGCACATCACCAGCAGGCCCTCATGATGTGCGACCTACTGGCGCCGACAGCGCAGCCGGATGTCCGGGCGCTCGCGGCCCAGATCGAGCAGGCGCAGTGGCGCGAGATCGGGCAGATGCAGGGCTGGCTACAGATGCTCGACGCACCGCTGCAGGCGACGCGTCCGATGAGCTGGATGGAAGCGGGTGGCCATCAGCACGCCGCGGGTGTGTCGACGATGCCGGGGATGGCCAGTGGCGACGAACTGACCCGGTTGTCGTCGGCCGACGATGTGCAGAGCGAGATCTTGTTCCTGCAGTTGATGATCCGGCACCACCAAGGGGCGATCGACATGGCCGCAGAAGCGGCCCGGAGCGCTGGAGAACCCGCCATTCGGCGTGCGGCAGTCGGGATGGTGAAGTCGCAGTCGGACGAGATATCAGTGATGACGGTGATGCTCGACCAACGAGGTGGGGACACCCTGCCGTACCCGGTGTGA